The following proteins come from a genomic window of Amphiura filiformis chromosome 16, Afil_fr2py, whole genome shotgun sequence:
- the LOC140136373 gene encoding uncharacterized protein, whose translation MQSTWLSVFFVSQIVGLVGSTTVLTPERDDDFEEWLRILNLNASDEVNRPAIQYPAALGAIIVSVLLPGLVIFTLIFIACFFCCYWRKIPFLRRQFSKSTQGRAKPKKVPASAYPHQQMVQYTPGQPGDNPDSGKIQPLQSEVRIHVEPATETDNKDEEPSGDSNYASQEAEDADSKEKQPEPDSKEPEPDSKEPEPDSVLLNQ comes from the exons ATGC AATCAACTTGGCTGTCTGTCTTTTTTGTAAGTCAGATCGTGGGTCTGGTCGGAAGCACAACCGTGTTAACACCAGAACGAGATGATGACTTTGAGGAGTGGCTACGTATACTTAACCTCAACGCTTCTGATGAAGTCAATCGACCAG CTATCCAGTACCCAGCAGCACTAGGAGCTATCATCGTATCTGTCCTCCTACCAGGCCTCGTCATCTTTACTCTCATTTTCATTGCTTGCTTCTTCTGTTGTTATTGGCGTAAAATTCCATTTCTAAGAAGACAGTTTTCCAAGTCTACACAAGGCAGAGCCAAACCTAAGAAAGTACCAGCATCAGCTTATCCTCATCAACAAATG GTTCAATACACACCAGGTCAACCAGGAGATAATCCAGATTCTGGTAAGATCCAACCACTGCAATCAGAAGTCAGGATTCACGTAGAACCAGCAACAGAGACGGATAACAAAGATGAGGAACCATCAGGAGATTCAAACTATGCTTCACAAGAAGCAGAAGATGCAGACTCAAAAGAAAAACAACCTGAACCAGATTCAAAAGAACCAGAACCGGATTCAAAAGAACCTGAACCTGATTCAGTATTATTAAACCAGTAG